A single region of the Fusarium fujikuroi IMI 58289 draft genome, chromosome FFUJ_chr05 genome encodes:
- a CDS encoding related to D-arabinitol 2-dehydrogenase, giving the protein MSGIKGRVYAITGAASGIGRASAIRLAELGAGGLAICDVNIEGLDKTKELCSLAGTKVVASTVDVRSHQQVQKWIDNTVAEFGRLDGAANIAGIAGGAGDTTCATIEESDWDRMMDVNLKGVMWCMRAQIPHLPRPGGAIVNISSTSGLRGFPHNAAYSSSKFGVIGLTSSVAGEFGAEGIRINSLLPGPIRTEMFEAGEAKGLFDSEKISKLTCLGRMGKPDEVAKVLCFLLSDDASYVTGAQWTVDGGYAAC; this is encoded by the exons ATGTCTGGTATCAAAGGAAGAGTATATGCAATTACTGGCGCAGCGTCAGGCATCGGGCGAGCCTCTGCAATTCGCTTAGCGGAACTTGGAGCTGGAGGTCTAGCTATTTGCGATGTCAACATCGAAGGCCTTGACAAAACAAAGGAATTAT GCTCATTAGCTGGCACTAAAGTAGTTGCGTCAACAGTTGACGTCCGAAGTCATCAACAAGTCCAGAAGTGGATTGACAACACCGTTGCTGAGTTCGGACGTTTAGATGGAGCTGCAAACATTGCGGGAATTGCAGGTGGCGCCGGTGATACAACTTGCGCAACCATT GAAGAGTCAGATTGGGATCGCATGATGGATGTCAATCTCAAAGGCGTCATGTGGTGCATGCGAGCTCAGATTCCGCATCTCCCCCGCCCGGGAGGagccatcgtcaacatctcGAGCACCTCGGGCCTCAGAGGCTTCCCTCACAATGCAGCTTACTCATCGAGTAAATTTGGAGTCATTGGTCTCACATCGTCCGTGGCTGGCGAATTTGGCGCCGAGGGTATTCGGATCAACTCTCTTTTACC CGGACCGATCCGAACTGAAATGTTTGAAGCGGGCGAAGCCAAGGGGCTGTTTGATTCGGAAAAGATCAGCAAGTTGACATGCCTTGGTCGTATGGGCAAACCTGACGAGGTGGCCAAGGTTCTGTGCTTTTTGTTAAGCGATGATGCGTCATATGTCACTGGTG CGCAATGGACCGTGGATGGTGGGTATGCTGCCTGCTGA
- a CDS encoding FOX2-Hydratase-dehydrogenase-epimerase, peroxisomal, which yields MSVKGRVAIVTGAGGGLGREYALLLGKLGAKVVVNDYGGTLEGQAGTITRAQSVVDEIKAAGGIAIADGHDVSVQTQAQAIVANCLAEYARVDILVNNAGISGKPSSHAALDALAFMRVIEIGVLGAQLMTSAVWPTMEKQGHGRIVNVSSDAIIGFGAGGDCAYSASKGAVYAITQDLGRFAPSCGIKLNAILPSGASRMGDLSEASKMITQTYFETSKCAPLLVALCADECPVSGVCIATGAGRAARVALATFPGHTNETTAEGFLENWNKVMGDEKDVYIPKDTLDHVRYGVRLASGLEVPELPSLGIIPTSSK from the coding sequence ATGTCTGTCAAAGGCCGTGTTGCCATCGTCACTGGTGCAGGAGGGGGTCTTGGGCGGGAATACGCCCTCTTACTCGGAAAGCTAGGAGCCAAAGTCGTAGTGAACGACTACGGCGGTACACTCGAAGGCCAAGCCGGAACCATTACCAGAGCCCAGTCAGTGGTAGATGAGATCAAAGCGGCCGGCGGCATTGCTATCGCCGACGGACACGACGTCTCTGTCCAGacccaagctcaagccatCGTGGCCAATTGCCTCGCGGAATACGCCCGTGTTGATATCCTCGTCAACAATGCCGGTATCTCTGGAAAGCCAAGTTCTCACGCGGCGCTTGATGCACTGGCTTTTATGAGAGTCATTGAGATTGGCGTCCTAGGAGCACAGCTCATGACAAGTGCCGTTTGGCCTACCATGGAGAAGCAAGGACACGGTCGCATTGTCAACGTATCTTCAGATGCCATCATTGGATTCGGCGCTGGCGGTGATTGCGCCTATTCAGCTTCCAAAGGCGCAGTCTATGCCATCACGCAAGATCTTGGACGGTTCGCCCCATCATGCGGGATCAAGCTTAACGCCATTTTACCTTCGGGTGCATCACGGATGGGAGACCTCTCAGAGGCATCCAAAATGATCACGCAGACGTACTTTGAAACCAGCAAATGTGCGCCGTTGCTCGTTGCATTATGTGCTGATGAATGCCCTGTATCTGGCGTCTGTATCGCTACGGGAGCGGGGAGAGCTGCACGTGTTGCACTGGCGACTTTTCCTGGGCATACAAATGAAACGACAGCGGAAGGTTTCTTGGAGAATTGGAACAAGGTCAtgggtgatgagaaggatgtttACATTCCCAAGGATACTTTGGATCATGTAAGATATGGAGTTCGCTTGGCATCTGGACTAGAAGTGCCTGAGTTGCCATCCCTGGGCATCATACCAACCAGCAGTAAATAG
- a CDS encoding probable alcohol dehydrogenase I-ADH1, producing MKSYKLVAWGQEGQYVESPKPVPGPADVLICVKAVGLCRSDLDMMDSQPGSDPYASAIDADYILGHETSGVIEALGSSVTDLSKGESVVVHHMRHCGFCNFCEAGVEQHCEHFKRGAIGMTRGCGFDGGLAEYLVVPRTELVSIGHEDPVLYAPLTDAGVTAYASCKDIIRNARPGQYILIVGIGGLGSYAVQFLRLLTSARIIAADNSPERLALAKDLGADEAILSNARSKAEIDRVTSNRGVDGVVDFVGSDATLQLAISVVRPQGFVSVPGMQGGSVRLGWNLMATSAKFSLSLGSTRQDLREVCQLAKEGKLRIDVDRFSFDEIPKAYKQLRDGKLKGRAVIVMD from the coding sequence ATGAAATCTTACAAACTAGTCGCCTGGGGGCAAGAAGGCCAGTATGTCGAGTCACCAAAGCCAGTCCCAGGCCCTGCCGATGTTCTCATTTGCGTCAAGGCTGTCGGTCTCTGCCGCTCAGACCTCGATATGATGGACAGCCAACCCGGCAGTGATCCATACGCCTCCGCCATAGACGCAGACTACATTCTCGGCCACGAAACATCTGGCGTCATTGAAGCTCTCGGGTCTTCCGTGACCGACTTATCCAAGGGAGAGAGCGTCGTTGTCCATCACATGAGGCACTGCGGGTTCTGTAATTTCTGCGAGGCTGGGGTCGAGCAGCACTGCGAACACTTTAAGCGAGGGGCTATTGGAATGACAAGGGGCTGTGGCTTTGATGGTGGTTTGGCTGAGTACCTTGTTGTACCTCGCACTGAGCTCGTGTCTATCGGCCATGAGGATCCGGTTCTGTATGCCCCTCTCACTGACGCGGGGGTGACAGCCTACGCTAGCTGCAAGGACATTATCCGCAATGCACGCCCAGGTCAATACATCCTGATCGTTGGCATTGGCGGGCTTGGGTCATACGCTGTTCAGTTCCTCCGACTCCTCACCTCTGCTCGCATCATTGCTGCCGACAACTCACCTGAGAGGCTAGCCCTCGCCAAGGATTTGGGAGCAGACGAAGCAATCCTTTCCAATGCAAGATCAAAAGCCGAGATTGACCGTGTAACCTCAAATCGAGGTGTCGACGGCGTGGTGGACTTTGTTGGGAGCGACGCAACCTTGCAGCTAGCAATTAGTGTAGTTCGGCCCCAGGGATTCGTCTCTGTGCCTGGCATGCAAGGTGGCTCTGTGCGTTTAGGATGGAACCTGATGGCGACGAGTGCTAAGTTTTCACTATCCCTTGGAAGTACAAGGCAGGACTTGAGGGAGGTGTGTCAGCTGGCGAAGGAGGGTAAGCTGAGGATTGATGTTGATAGGTTTAGCTTTGATGAGATACCTAAGGCTTACAAGCAGTTACGGGATGGTAAGCTGAAGGGTCGTGCGGTTATTGTAATGGACTGA
- a CDS encoding trichothecene efflux pump — protein MTKQEASPDDISPGHNDQNIVPSNEDELRSKILTAERSTLPEGYFLSREFVGTFGGIAFSLAATYFAFQAGAGALININQQIGPSENYYLFSIVWTVSQPISMLLFGRLSDMFGRRNLALGANILGIIGGIIAATSQSINQLIAANVLLGLASGIPGSYPLLTGELMTNKLKFLGTIVVVVPNIIATGFGPYLGLRLSILSSWRWIFYIYIILMVIGTTLWYFFYHPPSFVQLHGTSISRKAELATIDWLGTFLLVSGLVLFLLGIAWGGQPYKWTSGRVLGLLIPGAILSIAFILYEVYGKPAKPIVPMKFFKDVRGYTCVVIISAITGCLQTALFILWPSQVAYIFGSTTNGWEETAWMSSVVNFAAWAGIIIVGPLFHVIKHLRLQLVVGSAWMTAFLAAMSTITYSNKGSAIAFAFLSTLPIGWGEVMTMLMVQYIVPERDLGVAFAVVSSVRTIMGSIFAAVFVAIYTNKLPGYMTSIVIPALQKTSLSAEAISEVLATAPTASQAALSAIKGVTPEILRVINAKVADAYGHSYAFVYYTAAALGAVCLLAALCLRDFDVYLTDHVARMVYKKEETKEDSLAKHIEHPEGV, from the exons ATGACGAAACAAGAAGCCTCCCCAGATGACATCTCGCCAGGTCACAATGACCAGAACATTGTCCCCTCAAACGAAGATGAACTTCGATCCAAGATCTTAACCGCTGAGCGCTCAACCCTCCCAGAAGGATACTTCCTCAGCCGAGAGTTCGTCGGAACGTTTGGCGGCATCGCATTCAGTCTTGCAGCGACATACTTTGCCTTCCAGGCTGGAGCCGGcgccctcatcaacatcaaccagCAGATCGGCCCAAGTGAGAACTACTACCTGTTCTCAATCGTATGGACGGTCTCTCAGCCCATCTCTATGCTCTTGTTTGGTCGTCTCTCTGATATGTTTGGTCGCCGAAACCTTGCTCTTGGTGCCAACATTCTTGGAATAATCGGCGGTATCATTGCTGCCACTTCGCAGAGCATCAACCAACTCATTGCAGCAAATGTTCTTTTGGGTCTTGCGTCGGGTATTCCGGGTTCTTACCCTCTTTTGACCGGCGAGCTTATGAcgaacaagctcaagtttcTTGGTACTATTGTTGTTGTGGTGCccaacatcatcgccacTGGGTTCGGTCCGTATCTTGGCCTTCGACTTAGTATTCTTAGTTCATGGAGATGGATCTTTTACATCTACATCATCTTGATGG TAATCGGTACTACCCTCTGGTACTTCTTCTACCACCCTCCTTCGTTTGTCCAACTTCACGGAACCAGCATCAGCCGCAAAGCCGAGCTTGCAACCATCGACTGGCTTGgcacttttcttcttgtctcgGGTCTcgttctcttccttcttgggaTCGCCTGGGGAGGGCAACCATACAAATGGACATCAGGTCGcgtccttggtcttctgaTCCCTGGTGCAATTTTGTCCATAGCCTTCATTCTCTATGAGGTATACGGCAAGCCTGCCAAGCCAATCGTACCCATGAAGTTCTTCAAGGATGTCCGAGGCTACACATGCGTCGTCATCATTTCCGCAATCACTGGCTGCCTTCAGACGGCCTTGTTCATCTTGTGGCCTTCTCAAGTCGCATACATCTTCGGAAGCACCACCAATGGATGGGAGGAGACTGCTTGGATGTCAAGCGTTGTGAACTTTGCAGCTTGGGCTggtatcatcatcgtcggGCCTCTCTTCCACGTCATCAAGCATTTACGTCTACAGCTTGTTGTCGGATCTGCTTGGATGACAGCTTTCCTGGCGGCCATGTCGACCATCACCTACTCCAACAAGGGATCGGCTATTGCTTTCGCCTTTCTCAGCACCCTTCCCATCGGGTGGGGAGAGGTCATGACTATGTTGATGGTTCAGTACATTGTTCCGGAACGAGATCTAGGTGTTGCCTTTG CTGTCGTCTCCTCAGTCCGTACCATCATGGGCTCCATCTTCGCCGCTGTCTTCGTCGCCATCTACACCAACAAGCTCCCAGGCTACATGACCAGCATTGTAATACCAGCGCTACAAAAGACGTCTCTTTCTGCAGAGGCTATCAGCGAAGTACTGGCAACAGCACCTACTGCGAGCCAGGCCGCACTCTCCGCTATCAAAGGTGTCACTCCTGAGATCTTGCGTGTCATCAACGCCAAGGTCGCCGATGCTTACGGTCACTCATATGCCTTTGTTTACTACAccgctgctgctcttggGGCTGTATGCCTTCTTGCGGCATTGTGTCTGCGTGACTTTGATGTTTACCTGACTGATCACGTTGCCCGCATGGTgtacaagaaggaagagaccaaggaggatTCGCTTGCGAAGCATATTGAGCACCCTGAAGGTGTTTGA
- a CDS encoding related to levodione reductase → MLNISLQGQVGIVTGAGSAYGIGRSMVIAAAQAGAVAVHACDLNLSYMDDLKKEVKEMGYDTIIEGHFLDVSNEKQTVALLRNVLKIHGRVDFFFANAGYAVYRPLQDLSVDNFNRAVDVMQRGCFLALKYGSQAMSVTSPDKAEAKGNIIITSSCAAFAGAYADTAYTAVKNACNGLVESGSVQLSASNIRVNGIAPGCTNSSILTSSTLSEKGDQYTISATKEEIAATHAKFFERGGLYKQKEKFYNRAADPSEIANLACFLASDLALAINGQIILADSGKTTAATGEGFTGPVNPVPALSMS, encoded by the exons ATGCTCAACATTTCTCTCCAGGGACAAGTCGGCATCGTCACTGGTGCCGGTTCTGCTTATGGAATCGGACGGTCCATGGTGATAGCCGCTGCACAGGCTGGCGCGGTGGCAGTCCACGCGTGCGATCTTAACCTTAGTTATATGGAtgatctcaagaaggaggtgaAAGAGATGGGATACGACACTATCATCGAGGGCCACTTTCTTGATGTCTCAAATGAGAAGCAGACTGTAGCGCTCTTGAGAAATGTTCTCAAGATCCATGGCCGTGTCGACTTCTTTTTCGCCAATGCTGGGTATGCCGTCTACCG GCCGCTACAAGATTTGAGCGTGGACAACTTTAATCGCGCTGTAGATGTCATGCAGCGCGGTTGCTTTCTGGCTCTCAAGTATGGATCCCAAGCCATGAGCGTCACGTCGCCAGACAAGGCCGAGGCCAAGggcaatatcatcatcacctcatcCTGCGCAGCCTTCGCAGGCGCTTACGCCGACACAGCCTACACGGCAGTGAAAAACGCGTGCAACGGACTAGTGGAGAGCGGTTCAGTCCAGCTGTCAGCGAGCAACATTCGCGTCAACGGCATAGCACCAGGATGCACCAACTCCAGCATCTTGACGAGCTCAACACTTTCCGAGAAAGGCGATCAGTATACTATTTCAGCTACCAAGGAAGAGATCGCGGCTACTCACGCCAAGTTCTTTGAGCGCGGTGGGCTGTACaagcagaaagagaagtTCTATAACCGTGCTGCGGATCCATCAGAGATTGCGAACTTGgcgtgcttcttggcctctgaTCTGGCGCTGGCGATAAACGGGCAGATTATTCTTGCAGATAGTGGAAAGACTACGGCTGCGACGGGAGAAGGTTTTACGGGACCTGTGAACCCAGTCCCAGCATTGTCAATGTCTTGA
- a CDS encoding related to bifunctional 4-hydroxyphenylacetate degradation enzyme, which produces MAPNWSHLVRFLAEEDGQVHLGQIDHEAWPDVGISLEKGEKIQAKLIQGCVFDGVVTERLLTVKELLAPLAMDQVPIIRCMGLNYRDHAKEANMPIPDVPVLFIKPRTALNGPYPAKVNVPKIAQDGTSDYEAELSFVISKTGRDIPRDKALDYVLGYTASNDISARAQQFKNSQWCFSKGLDGSCPIGPLLVSPSAVGDPHSLGIKATLNGETVQDSNTRQGTTLERGTIIMTGTGPGIGAMRSPPLSLKDGDDVRVYVDGIGTLINKVWYEK; this is translated from the exons atggcaCCAAATTGGAGTCACCTTGTTCGTTTCCTTGCTGAAGAGGACGGTCAAGTCCATCTGGGACAGATTGACCATGAAGCGTGGCCTGATGTCGGTATTTCTCTCgagaagggcgagaagaTACAGGCCAAGCTCATTCAAGGATGCGTCTTTGACGGTGTTGTGACGGAAAGACTCTTGACAGTCAAGGAA CTTCTCGCTCCGTTGGCGATGGACCAGGTCCCTATCATCCGATGTATGGGACTCAACTACCGCGATCACgcaaaagaagcaaataTGCCTATCCCCGATGTGCCAGTTCTATTCATTAAACCACGAACCGCACTCAATGGGCCTTACCCAGCCAAAGTCAACGTGCCGAAAATTGCACAGGATGGAACGAGCGACTACGAAGCAGAGCTGTCTTTTGTCATCTCCAAGACGGGTCGTGATATTCCTCGAGACAAAGCGCTCGACTACGTTCTGGGATACACTGCGAGTAACGACATTAGCGCACGGGCCCAGCAGTTCAAGAACAGTCAGTGGTGTTTCTCTAAAGGTCTAGATGGTTCTTGTCCGATTGGCCCGCTCCTGGTTTCACCCTCGGCTGTGGGTGACCCGCATAGCCTTGGTATCAAAGCCACGTTGAACGGCGAGACTGTCCAAGATTCCAACACCAGGCAA GGTACCACGTTGGAAAGaggcaccatcatcatgacGGGTACAGGGCCTGGGATTGGTGCGATGAGGAGTCCTCCCCTCTCGCTTAaggatggagatgatgtGCGGGTCTACGTAGACGGAATTGGAACGTTGATCAACAAGGTTTGGTATGAAAAGTAG
- a CDS encoding related to phenol 2-monooxygenase yields the protein MAPHSLPPSSSPPLTPYNGNHRQEHHTLTTSDDGVFQTQYLIVGCGPAGASLACFLSSHGLSGMMVGAAPGTANTPRAHITNMAALECLRDIGLDRDVEQVSSKGHCMGDYEMASPCQPADIPQTLLEPILIRHATHNKFQVRFDTVLTSFATDERTGRIIATLKDRFSNLEYKINTKYLFGADGAQSQVVKQLDLPLERKPGQGLAINVLVKADLSHLVKHRKGNLHWVMQPDKEHPEFGWMGIVRMVKPWDEWMFILFPNRDCDPNIQATKEEYLQRVRDFIGDDTPAEILNVSKWFINEIVAERYSVGSYIHCLGDAVHRHPPMNGLGSNTCIQDAFNLAWKVAYVEKGIASPALLDTYNTERQPIGKSIITRANDAFRDHFHVWDAMGALPEKVEDRRKIVDELASPSLQGEERRRRFRDVITQTSHEFHGLGIEMGQRYSGAGIYDADEPAPYSPPGKAADDPILHYDASTYPGCRLPHVWLNTSVPSEPVSTIDLAGHGKFVLFTGIGGEGWQTAAYDVSKKLGVPLDVHIIGYRQQWEDFYFDWQRVRGVEDSGAVLVRPDRFVAWRYPRVLADAEGCSEKLISVMKSVLGFKD from the exons ATGGCACCTCACAGTTTACCTCCCAGTTCAAGCCCACCATTGACGCCCTATAATGGCAATCACCGGCAAGAACACCATACACTTACCACGTCGGATGACGGGGTTTTCCAGACCCAGTATCTTATTGTAGGATGCGGACCAGCCGGAGCCAGCCTTGCCTGTTTTCTCTCATCTCACG GCCTTTCTGGGATGATGGTCGGCGCAGCGCCAGGTACAGCCAACACGCCTCGAGCTCATATCACCAACATGGCGGCTTTGG AGTGTCTACGTGACATTGGATTAGATCGAGACGTGGAGCAAGTCTCTTCCAAGGGTCACTGCATG GGTGACTACGAAATGGCTAGTCCATGTCAGCCAGCCGATATCCCCCAAACCTTACTCGAGCCGATCCTCATCCGACATGCTACACATAACAAGTTCCAAGTGAGATTCGATACGGTTCTTACATCATTCGCCACAGACGAAAGGACAGGAAGGATAATAGCAACCCTTAAAGACAGGTTCTCCAACCTCGAAtacaagatcaacaccaaataCCTCTTTGGTGCTGATGGCGCGCAGAGCCAGGTAGTCAAGCAACTTGACCTGCCTCTGGAGCGCAAGCCAGGCCAGGGTCTCGCAATTAATGTTCTTGTCAAAGCAGACCTGTCTCACTTAGTGAAGCATCGCAAAGGGAATCTTCACTGGGTTATGCAGCCTGATAAAGAACATCCCGAGTTTGGCTGGATGGGTATTGTCAGGATGGTCAAGCCGTGGGATGAGTGGATGTTTATCTTGTTCCCAAATCGGGATTGCGACCCTAACATACAAGCGACGAAAGAAGAGTATCTGCAGAGGGTACGAGACTTTATTGGAGATGATACACCAGCTGAAATCCTCAATGTCTCCAAGTGGTTCATCAATGAGATTGTTGCAGAGCGATACTCCGTGGGAAGTTATAT TCACTGTCTCGGCGACGCAGTCCATAGACACCCGCCCATGAACGGTCTGGGCTCCAACACATGCATACAAGACGCATTCAACCTCGCCTGGAAGGTCGCATACGTCGAGAAGGGTATTGCATCACCCGCACTACTGGATACATACAATACTGAGCGCCAGCCCATTGGCAAGTCCATAATCACACGCGCCAACGATGCGTTCCGCGATCACTTCCACGTATGGGATGCCATGGGAGCCCTTCCCGAAAAAGTGGAAGATCGCAGGAAGATCGTTGACGAGCTCGCGTCACCGTCACTACAAGGTGAAGAGCGGCGAAGGCGTTTCCGAGATGTCATCACCCAGACTTCACATGAGTTCCACGGACTGGGAATCGAGATGGGACAGCGCTACAGTGGAGCTGGCATATATGACGCTGATGAGCCGGCGCCATACTCCCCTCCGGGTAAGGCAGCCGATGACCCTATCTTGCACTATGACGCCAGTACATATCCTGGCTGCAGGCTACCTCACGTCTGGCTGAATACATCCGTACCCTCGGAGCCTGTGTCCACCATTGATCTTGCAGGCCATGGCAAATTTGTCCTCTTTACAGGGATTGGAGGTGAAGGTTGGCAGACAGCAGCATATGACGTGAGtaagaagcttggtgttcCTCTGGATGTCCATATTATTGGTTACCGTCAGCAGTGGGAGGACTTCTACTTCGATTGGCAGCGGGtgcgtggtgttgaggactCTGGGGCCGTACTTGTTCGCCCAGATCGGTTTGTGGCTTGGAGATATCCACGGGTTCTGGCTGATGCGGAAGGATGTTCCGAAAAGTTGATCTCAGTGATGAAGTCGGttcttggcttcaaggaCTAA
- a CDS encoding related to 2,3-dihydroxybiphenyl-1,2-dioxygenase, giving the protein MTSSPTRRIRLVRLAHVYYSHRDIAKAHQFLKDFGFEQTVNLGSKTYYRGTGSEPFVYCAVEGPEDSFGGAAFVVESFDDLTYAADTLPNATAVTKMDTEHGGGYRVTFYDPVDKFPFHLVYGQRDVDPLPKSLPERVLNFPTNKNRAGNEFQRFEKGPAPVHKMGHFGMVVTNFEKAFDFYTSRFNFKPSDLVYNDSGKDITTFLHLDRGKELVDHHCFFFFEGPKSHVHHSSYETHDFDTQLLGHHWLREKGYENCWGVGRHVMGSQIFDYWFDTSGFIMEHYVDGDLVDDTYPTNRQKASPDNLHVWGPDVPPTFLS; this is encoded by the exons ATGACCTCATCGCCGACCCGGCGCATTCGCCTTGTGCGACTCGCCCACGTATACTACTCACACCGCGATATAGCGAAAGCTCACCAGTTTCTCAAagactttggctttgagcAGACGGTCAACCTTGGTAGCAAAACCTATTATCGAGGAACTGGCAGTGAGCCTTTTGTCTACTGCGCGGTCGAAGGCCCCGAGGATTCCTTCGGCGGCGCGGCGTTCGTCGTCGAAAGCTTCGATGATCTCACTTATGCAGCGGATACACTACCAAATGCTACAGCAGTCACCAAGATGGATACTGAGCATGGAGGTGGCTATAGGGTCACATTCTACGACCCCGTGGACAAGTTTCCGTTCCACCTTGTATACGGACAGAGGGACGTAGATCCACTCCCCAAGTCCTTACCAGAGAGGGTGCTCAATTTT CCAACGAACAAGAATCGCGCAGGCAATGAGTTTCAGAGATTCGAAAAGGGCCCTGCGCCTGTGCACAAGATGGGCCACTTCGGGATGGTCGTGACCAACTTTGAAAAGGCTTTTGATTTCTATACTTCTAGATTCAACTTTAAGCCAAGCGAT CTAGTTTACAACGATAGTGGTAAGGATATAACAACCTTCCTACATCTCGATCGTGGAAAGGAACTAGTAGACCATcactgtttcttcttcttcgagggGCCAAAGAGTCATGTCCATCATTCCTCCTACGAGACACATGATTTCGATACGCAACTTCTCGGACATCATTGGCTTCGTGAGAAGGGATATGAGAACTGCTGGGGAGTAGGGCGCCATGTTATGGGAAGCCAGATCTTTGACTACTG GTTTGATACGTCTGGCTTCATTATGGAGCATTACGTTGATGGTGATCTGGTTGATGATACATACCCGACAAATCGACAGAAGGCATCCCCTGATAATCTCCATGTTTGGG GCCCTGATGTCCCACCAACTTTCTTGTCCTGA
- a CDS encoding related to O-methylsterigmatocystin oxidoreductase, whose translation MESGLPIPSLNFQDLTSGLATQEGQRQFFRAIAWIAGIYVFSRLMLMGRRAKNLPPGPSTLPILGNIHQIPITGLHAKFLQWGEQYGGIFSLKIASSTMIVLFDRKAVHDLVDKKGVIYSERPPNHVADIVTHGDSFAFMNNTPLYREQRKVASHNLSPRILDEKVGGIQDAEITILLRDLLATPADFYHHVMRTTCSVACIMVWGQRGATYDSFFGRCVYDAMESYSEALEPGANPPVDDFPFLKYLPDFMSPWRIRAQRSYHAMDQTWKKAREISDARRDRVGSRNCIADKMLEDAKLTDKMSDQQINHFLGVLVEGGADTTSSSILTMIHCLSRYPEHQRRAQKELDAVCGTSRMPKWADFKELPYINCIVKEGLRWHPVLPLGVPHRVAKDDWYNGMLIPKDATVIIPSYAIHRSEQMKYKNPDTFDPSRYVNHPRLASDYAGSPDFNNRDHYGYGAGRRICPGMHLAERTQWRAIAKILWAFDIDLAVDPVTGQKTVPDPEAFKEGIAHGPKPFKVVFKPRSQAHIDTILREAEQSLVEVGKWD comes from the exons ATGGAATCCGGCCTCCCGATCCCCAGCCTCAACTTTCAAGACCTGACATCAGGGCTCGCTACCCAAGAGGGCCAGCGCCAGTTTTTTCGGGCTATAGCTTGGATAGCGGGTATCTATGTGTTCAGtaggctgatgttgatgggtCGGCGGGCCAAGAATCTTCCTCCGGGCCCATCGACTCTACCAATTCTCGGCAACATTCACCAGATTCCCATCACGGGACTACATGCCAA GTTCCTGCAATGGGGCGAGCAATACGGCGGCATCTTCTCTCTGAAGATAGCTTCGAGTACTATGATTGTCCTGTTCGATCGCAAGGCAGTTCATGATCTTGTCGATAAGAAAGGAGTCATTTACTCAGAGCGTCCACCGAACCACGTCGCCGATATTGTCACCCATGGCGATAGCTTCGCTTTTATGAACAATACTCCATTATATCGCGAACAGAGAAAGGTTGCTTCGCATAATCTCTCG CCTCGTATCCTGGATGAGAAAGTTGGTGGCATTCAAGATGCAGA AATCACAATTCTTCTTCGCGATCTTCTCGCCACTCCAGCAGACTTCTACCATCATGTTATGCGCACTACCTGTTCGGTTGCCTGCATAATGGTCTGGGGGCAGCGAGGTGCTACCTATGACTCCTTCTTTGGCCGT TGTGTCTACGACGCAATGGAATCA TACAGTGAAGCTCTTGAACCCGGTGCCAACCCGCCAGTCGACGACTTTCCATTCCTCAAGTATCTGCCTGACTTCATGAGCCCTTGGAGAATCCGTGCTCAGCGATCATATCATGCGATGGATCAGACATGGAAGAAGGCCAGAGAGATATCTGATGCCAGAAGAGATCGCGTTGGATCTCGCAACTGCATCGCTGATAAGATGCTTGAGGATGCCAAGCTGACCGACAAGATGTCAGACCAACAAATTAACCACTTCCTTGGGGTTTTGGTTGAAGGAGGGGCCGATACTACATCATCCTCTATCCTGACCATGATCCATTGCTTGTCAAGATACCCTGAGCATCAACGTCGAGCTCAGAAAGAGCTTGACGCTGTTTGTGGAACCAGCAG AATGCCTAAATGGGCGGACTTCAAGGAGTTACCTTACATTAACTGTATCGTCAAGGAAGGTTTAAGATGGCACCCAGT CCTACCTCTTGGAGTTCCTCATCGCGTAGCCAAAGATGACTGGTACAACGGAATGCTCATCCCGAAAGACGCCACTGTTATCATTCCCTCATACGCCATCCATCGATCAGAGCAAATGAAGTACAAAAACCCTGACACGTTCGACCCAAGTCGCTACGTCAACCACCCACGCCTAGCAAGTGACTATGCAGGAAGTcccgacttcaacaacagagACCACTATGGCTATGGCGCAGGCCGTCGCATCTGTCCTGGCATGCACCTTGCAGAGCGAACACAGTGGAGAGCCATTGCCAAGATTCTTTGGGCGTTTGATATCGACCTTGCCGTCGATCCAGTAACAGGCCAGAAGACTGTGCCTGATCCGGAGGCTTTCAAGGAAGGAATTGCGCATGGGCCCAAGCCGTTCAAGGTTGTGTTCAAGCCGCGCAGTCAAGCACACATCGACACTATCCTCCgagaagcagagcagagccTTGTTGAGGTGGGTAAATGGGACTGA